A window of Malania oleifera isolate guangnan ecotype guangnan chromosome 2, ASM2987363v1, whole genome shotgun sequence genomic DNA:
agattaaattttttttgttttcaagatcatatacacgataagccttatgatgagtaggataacctaagaaaacacatcgaaaagcacgaggagagaatttatcgcgatgttggtgagcagtttgggcatagcacaagcacctaaacactcgcaagtgtgtatacgatggtggtttttgaaaaaagaagttcataagagaacttatgattgaggctgggTGAATGAGTCCGGTTAATTAAATAAATGGttgtgagaatgcattcaccccaaaaagagatgggaagattagctGAAAAACATAAACACTGaaccacattaagaagatggcgaTGTTTACGCTCGTCAATACCATTCTGTTGGAGGGCATCCACACATGTGCGCTTATGAAGAAGCCTTGATTTTGAAAAAAAGTTTGAAGTGGATTGGATAGAAATTCTTTAGCATTATCAGTGCGTATGTACTTAATGGTGCAATTGAATTGTTTTTTAATCATGGCGCAAAAATTTGTAAGGCAAGtaaaagtatcagatttcatgtgCATAAGATAAACTCATGTAGCATGGGAGTAGTCATCcatgattgttaaaaaataatgtgcaccagaaaTTGAGGCTGTAGTATAACCACCCCATATgtcacaataaatccgattaaaacaaaatgggCTCTTATTTatattcaaagaaaaaggtaaacgagtgtgctttgctctagcacaaacatcacaagccaaaggagaacaagaaatatttaaagttttcgGAAGACATGAAATAAAAAgtgaccaagacgttgatgccaaatagtagtgtcagaaacacgcTGAGAGTGGAAAATTGAGGCAGAGAGAGGTTTGTAGTGGTAAAGTCCATCCCGTACTTCACCCGTTCCAATTAgtctcctcgttgataggtcctgaaaaatacAAAAGGTAGGAAAGAAGagagcaacacaattgagattaGTGGTGAGTTTACTGATGGACagtaaattaaatttaaatgaaggcacataaagaacattagaaagagagagattagGAGAAAAATGCATAGTGCCGGTATGAGTTATAGGAACAATGCCACCATTAGGAAGTTTAATGGGGCATGGCTGATTAAGGAGTTGAATATtgtcaagagaagacaaattggaagtcatatgatctgatgcacctgaatcaacaatccattcagtattagaaaaataagcagaatgacaagaggcAAGGTTACCAGTAAAGTTGGTAGAGTTGGTATTTGAGGGCGATAAGAGATTCAAGAGTTGACAGTATTATTCGATGGTGAGACTAGGGACAGTAATctcagaagaagttgaagaacctGTGACATTGTTTGCAGCCATTGAAGAACGAGATTTTTTATCGGGTGTTCCACGAGATGGAGACTTGTTGTTGGGATAACCATGCAGCTTATAACATTGTGCTTTCCAATGACCATTACGACCACAGTGGTCACATTTTGGACGACCACGCCCTCGCCCCTTGCTATCAGAAGAATGAGAAAAATTACGAGGAACTGCCATGACAGTAGATTCTGTTGGAACACTAGAGATATGAAGAAGGCGTTGCTTCTCTTCTTGATGCAAAATTGAATAGACTTTGGTGACAGAAGGTAAATGATCCATGTCCAAAATTTGGCTGTAGATGGAAGCATATGAGTCATGTAGccccatcaaaaactgaaaaactcGCTCAGTGTCTTGCATTTGGATTAATTCGGTTAAGACACCACAAATGCATTGCGGTGCGGAGGCAAGCATGGCGAGTTCATCCCAATAACCTTTAAGTGTTGTAAAATACACAGAGATGGTCATGGAGCCTTGGATAAGAGTAGCAATGTCACGCTTCAATTTGAAAATTCTAGGATTGTTGCTTTGAAAGAAATTATTCTCAAGATCCAGCCATACATCACGGGGACATTCATGATAGATCAAATTGTGAACAATGGATGGATCAATGGAGTAGAGGATCCATGATAAGACCATATCACTGCAATGTTCCCACAATTGAGTTTCTGTTGGGGAGGACGTTGGTTTGGGAAGAGTACCATTAacaaaaccaaattaatttttggCATTCAAGGCCATTTTCATATCCCTTTTCTAGGTAGGATAATTGTCATCATTGAGAAGAGTGGAGACGAGGATGGCACCTGGGTGATCAGTAGAATGGAGAAAATATGTAGAAAATGCACCTAGGGATGGTGGATTGGAGGAGGAGACCTCCGCCGATGTGATGTTGGACATAATGTCAGATTAGTTCATATGAACCAAACAGCCGAATCGGGTCAGATCCAATCGCTGTGAGGGACGGTTGTTGATGCTCTCTCCGGAGAAGACGACCAGGGACGATAAGCACTGCGAAGACGGCTGTcagaaggagagagagatgacCAGCCGGGAGTGAGAACTGGCACCGAACCAAAACGCGAACGCTGGAGATGCACCAGCTGAAGGCTACTGCTGGAGAAGACAGGAGAACCGAACAGAGCTGCCAAAGAAGACGAACACAGAGCTGCCGGAGAAGACGAACTGAGAGGCGGAGAGCTTCCAGAGAAGACGAACAGAGAAACACTGAGATGACTGAAAGCTTCCATTGAGACGACTGAAAGCTTCGAAGCTGAGGAACTGCAAGAcggctggaaaaaaaaaaaacagagagccAAGAGAACGATGCCGAAACGAAGAAGAACCAGAGAAGCCGGAGATGATGAGAGAAAGGCTGAGACTGAGATGATtggaagagagaggagagacgACGCCGGAAAACTGAGCACGAATTGCAGGGGATGCCGGAGGTGATCACAGTGTCAGTGTGTTCGCTGATTCGGTGAAGACGATGATGACGACGTTGTCAGAACCGGCGGCCGAGCGGAGGGAGGATGGGAGCAGAGGGATGTCTGCCGCCGAACGGAAGCTTGTTGCGTGTGGAACAGCGTGTTCCTGTTGCATGCAATCAGAAATAGTGGGTGATGGCAAGAAAAGTTAGGAAAGAAAATTAGGTTTTGTGTGTGTTCAGAAACAGTGGGCGGCGGCAAGAAAGGTTAGGGAAAAAATATTAGGTTTtgaacttggctctgataccatgttaaaatttgAATAAAGGCATTTTTCTATATTCATTATTCAACAATATAAGggtgtatttatatacatgagtCTAGGAACAAGATCCTAAATTACTCTTAAATGTCTGCTCTATAATAATTACAcaataaatgaaaaatggaaagtgtagataTATCTTTTGAAATTGAAAGTGGCTTTcagttttgatttttgaaagctgCTACTGATGTCAAAGTGAGTTTGTAAATTCTAATTTCTCAAATGAGAAGCATATTTTGATCCCAAGGAAGGCCTTTTGTTGATGAGTTGTATAGAGTTTGTTTCTGCATGAAGCATTTTGATGTCTAATTCTCTTACATTGATGATATCGCAGTCGCCTGAGCTTAGTGGCACAACTTGGTTCAGCCTTTCAGCCATTCAGCTCGGTCTTGTGGTATGTGCTTACAATTATGCTTCTTTCATCTCCAATAACACTTGATCTGATCTTTTACTATATTTCCATGAGTGTAGGTTAGTGGTTCCCTCTATGGAGCTCTTTTTGGGTCTCTCCTGGTCTATCTTATTGCAGATTTCATTGGTACATCTCTTGCTTATTTTAAATAATCCATATTACCACATTAAGATTTGTAGCATTTCATTAATCTAGTTAATCTAATGTCTTGGATTGACTGATGAAGGAAGGAAGAGTGAACTTATTACAGCAGCTGTGCTATATCTACTCGGTGGTCTGATCACTGCCTATGCCCCTGGCCTGAATGTTCTTTTAGTAGGACGGCTCCTCTATGGCCTTGGTATTGGTTTGGTGAGCTTCTTTGTTTCCATTAGCTGATACTATGATATGCTTCCCAAGAACTAAggaattttaaaatgattttgttCGACAGGCAATGCATGGGGCTCCTCTTTATATTGCGGAGACTTGTCCTTCACAGATTCGTGGAACTCTAATTTCTTTAAAGGAACTTTTCATAGTTCTTGGGATTTTGGTACTCTAAATGCTAttggtttttcaattttgttCCATGTTTTTTCTCCACAGATGGGCTGAATTAGAAAATGCACTTTTCTGCAGCTGGGTTATTTCGTGGGCAGTTTTCAGATTAATGCAGTAGGAGGgtggcgttacatgtatgggttTAGTGTCCCAGTTGCTTTGTCGATGGGATTAGGAATTTGGAGTCTCCCGCAATCTCCCCGCTGGCTACTCCTCAGGGCAGTGCAAGGTAAAGGGCCTTTTCAAGACTACAAAGAGAAAGCTAtcaatgccctgaacaagctaaGAGGCCGAGATTCCAGTGACAAAGCATCAGAGAGGCAAATAGAAGATACACTCGTCTCATTGAAGTCTTCCTATAAAGATGAGGAGTCTGAAGCAAATTTCTTGGAGGTGTTCCAAGGGCCGGGTTTGAAAGCATTCATTATTGGTGGAGGTTTGGTTCTTTTCCAGCAGGTTCTTCCTCTGCCACTACAGACTgttccttaattttttttatccctGTTCCACATTCTTCCATGTTCATAAAAGAAATGGACAGAGTGGAGGATTTCATGTCTGACAAGTTTATTGCCTGATTGTTATAGATTACTGGGCAACCAAGTGTCCTGTATTATGCAGGTTCTATTCTTCAGGTACTTGATACTTAAGATGacattcccctttcttttttttgaaaCAAAGATTTCCCTAATGTTGATTTTATTTTACTATTGTTACTCAAGAGTGCTGGGTTTTCTGCGGCCTCTGATGCTACGAGAGTTTCTGTTGTAATTGGTGTATTTAAGGTACTTAACTTAATCTTCTCATTaggaattttatattttttaggtTTTCCTGATTGGAGAAAGTATGGTTCTTTTCTTTAGGGAAGGAGGGGGGAGAGGAAAGGGAAGTTGCCCTTTCTGCTCTTTGAACCTCTTTTTGGTGATGATTAATAAGTGTAATTCAAGGGATAACatgttctttttgttttttgattgATCCTTCTGCAGCTTTTGATGACAGGGATCGCTGTCCTAAAAGTTGATGACCTTGGAAGAAGACCCCTACTAATTGGAGGTGTCAGTGGAATTGTATGCATCTTTTCACTCTCTTAAAACATTCCATCATATCAGTGGctgattattaaaaaaaatatgattattgATTTTTACCTCTCCTTCTATGTTCTACAGGCCCTTTCTTTATTTCTCCTTTCAGCTTATTACAAATTTCTTGGAGGATTCT
This region includes:
- the LOC131147626 gene encoding D-xylose-proton symporter-like 3, chloroplastic isoform X2; amino-acid sequence: MACSAWAQPLVNLKLSHSHPPHDSQSNKPQSLVSFSSSCIKPRPCSSSSSSSRGHAHVNVKANTPSFPKLRLHPPGGSLRFRLKARALGERSSGEEEAGSLVADETSQEIFSWSSVILPFLFPALGGLLFGYDIGATSGATISLQSPELSGTTWFSLSAIQLGLVVSGSLYGALFGSLLVYLIADFIGRKSELITAAVLYLLGGLITAYAPGLNVLLVGRLLYGLGIGLIRGTLISLKELFIVLGILLGYFVGSFQINAVGGWRYMYGFSVPVALSMGLGIWSLPQSPRWLLLRAVQGKGPFQDYKEKAINALNKLRGRDSSDKASERQIEDTLVSLKSSYKDEESEANFLEVFQGPGLKAFIIGGGLVLFQQITGQPSVLYYAGSILQSAGFSAASDATRVSVVIGVFKLLMTGIAVLKVDDLGRRPLLIGGVSGIALSLFLLSAYYKFLGGFSIVAVAALLLYVGCYQISFGPISWLMVSEIFPLRTRGRGISLAVLTNFGSNAIVTFAFSPLKELLGAENLFFLFGVIALSSLMFVTFFVPETKGLSLEDIESKILK
- the LOC131147626 gene encoding D-xylose-proton symporter-like 3, chloroplastic isoform X1, with translation MACSAWAQPLVNLKLSHSHPPHDSQSNKPQSLVSFSSSCIKPRPCSSSSSSSRGHAHVNVKANTPSFPKLRLHPPGGSLRFRLKARALGERSSGEEEAGSLVADETSQEIFSWSSVILPFLFPALGGLLFGYDIGATSGATISLQSPELSGTTWFSLSAIQLGLVVSGSLYGALFGSLLVYLIADFIGRKSELITAAVLYLLGGLITAYAPGLNVLLVGRLLYGLGIGLAMHGAPLYIAETCPSQIRGTLISLKELFIVLGILLGYFVGSFQINAVGGWRYMYGFSVPVALSMGLGIWSLPQSPRWLLLRAVQGKGPFQDYKEKAINALNKLRGRDSSDKASERQIEDTLVSLKSSYKDEESEANFLEVFQGPGLKAFIIGGGLVLFQQITGQPSVLYYAGSILQSAGFSAASDATRVSVVIGVFKLLMTGIAVLKVDDLGRRPLLIGGVSGIALSLFLLSAYYKFLGGFSIVAVAALLLYVGCYQISFGPISWLMVSEIFPLRTRGRGISLAVLTNFGSNAIVTFAFSPLKELLGAENLFFLFGVIALSSLMFVTFFVPETKGLSLEDIESKILK